From a single Streptomyces sp. NBC_00377 genomic region:
- a CDS encoding WD40/YVTN/BNR-like repeat-containing protein, with protein sequence MTSTPSRNAKPSAGAPKQTKAERRQAAAERAAEVRRAEQRAQRLRWGGAGLALVVVTAGGIFLITRGGDDASGSAAGLPRVGGDLHTVSVVDDRLFVGGHEAVAVSGNGGRTWRDVPSLRGADAMGWASTSDAVLVGGHPGLYRSTDGGATFTKVSGAGAVGDVHAIGGTGKTVYIGSPESGLLASTDSGQTWKTVNAEAGRSFMGTILVDPKDPQRLIAPDMSSGLQTSADGGKTWKSLGGPMGAMAVAWNPKDMSRIIAVGMDGAQLSTDGGKAWKQANLPNGASALGYDATGSTLYAGALDGQSARTYRSTDGGITWKATS encoded by the coding sequence ATGACCTCCACACCGTCTCGCAATGCGAAGCCGTCGGCAGGCGCCCCCAAGCAGACCAAGGCCGAGCGACGCCAGGCAGCGGCTGAGAGGGCTGCCGAAGTGCGTCGCGCCGAGCAGCGGGCACAGCGACTGCGCTGGGGCGGTGCGGGCCTGGCCCTGGTGGTGGTCACAGCGGGAGGGATCTTCCTGATCACCCGCGGAGGGGATGACGCGAGTGGATCTGCGGCGGGACTGCCCCGGGTGGGCGGGGATCTGCACACCGTGTCCGTCGTCGACGACCGGCTCTTCGTCGGCGGGCACGAGGCGGTCGCCGTCTCCGGCAACGGCGGCCGCACCTGGCGGGACGTGCCTTCGCTGCGCGGCGCGGACGCCATGGGGTGGGCCTCGACATCGGACGCCGTGCTGGTGGGCGGGCATCCGGGGTTGTACCGGTCGACCGACGGCGGGGCGACGTTCACCAAGGTGAGCGGCGCGGGTGCGGTCGGTGACGTGCACGCCATCGGCGGCACCGGCAAGACGGTCTATATCGGTTCCCCCGAGTCCGGCCTGCTCGCCTCCACCGACAGCGGCCAGACCTGGAAGACGGTCAATGCCGAGGCGGGCCGTTCCTTCATGGGCACCATCCTGGTCGACCCGAAGGACCCTCAGCGGCTGATCGCACCCGACATGTCTAGCGGGCTGCAGACCAGCGCCGACGGGGGCAAGACCTGGAAGAGCCTGGGTGGCCCGATGGGCGCGATGGCCGTCGCCTGGAACCCCAAGGACATGAGCCGGATCATCGCCGTCGGGATGGACGGCGCCCAGCTGAGCACCGACGGCGGCAAGGCCTGGAAGCAGGCCAACCTGCCCAACGGCGCCAGCGCGCTCGGCTACGACGCCACCGGCAGCACCCTGTACGCGGGGGCGCTGGACGGCCAGAGTGCCCGCACCTACCGCAGCACCGATGGCGGCATCACCTGGAAGGCCACCTCGTGA
- a CDS encoding L,D-transpeptidase: protein MRQRLTARLNRRTVQPLALASAAAVVLAACSAGGTADSGSDLSADGGKNGGPSAIVIQPGADSAKVPVNRKVMVRAQGGALASVEVSSPGPGKLSGTWSEDKSVWTSTTPLAPGATYTVKAVGESSGGSTANKTTSFTTEPAKNSFVGEYYPDKGSKVGVAMPVSITFNKPIHDKAAVERKLKVTASPAVVGAWSWMKDRDGKDRIDYRPEKYWKPGTDVTLRMDLAGVDAGGGVYGTQQRVVNFTIGDAVTSTVDVKKKTMTVAKNGETLRTLKVSTGKEGFETWNGTMVVLSKVPTIRMNSDTVGIFGPEAYDLGAVKWDVQLTPSGTYAHAAPWNEGKFGVVNGSHGCIGMSTSDAKWFYDQVHLGDPVTVVNSVDTVATNNGYGDWNVDWAAWKQGSALD, encoded by the coding sequence ATGCGACAGCGCCTGACAGCACGACTGAACCGCCGGACCGTACAGCCGCTCGCGCTTGCCTCGGCCGCCGCGGTCGTTCTCGCCGCATGCAGCGCCGGCGGCACGGCGGACAGCGGCTCGGACCTGTCGGCTGACGGCGGCAAGAACGGCGGACCGTCCGCGATAGTCATACAGCCCGGCGCCGACAGCGCGAAAGTGCCGGTCAACCGGAAAGTCATGGTGCGCGCCCAGGGCGGCGCCCTGGCATCGGTCGAGGTCAGCTCACCCGGCCCGGGCAAGCTCTCCGGCACCTGGTCCGAGGACAAGTCGGTGTGGACCTCCACGACGCCGCTCGCCCCGGGCGCCACCTACACGGTGAAGGCCGTGGGCGAGTCCTCCGGCGGGTCCACAGCGAACAAGACCACCTCGTTCACGACCGAGCCGGCCAAGAACTCCTTCGTCGGCGAGTACTACCCGGACAAGGGCTCCAAGGTCGGCGTGGCGATGCCGGTGTCCATAACGTTCAACAAGCCGATCCACGACAAGGCGGCCGTCGAACGGAAGCTCAAGGTCACCGCATCCCCCGCGGTCGTGGGCGCCTGGAGCTGGATGAAGGACCGCGACGGCAAGGACCGGATCGACTACCGCCCCGAGAAGTACTGGAAGCCCGGCACCGACGTCACCCTGCGCATGGACCTGGCGGGCGTCGACGCGGGCGGCGGGGTGTACGGCACCCAGCAGCGGGTCGTGAACTTCACCATCGGTGACGCCGTGACCAGCACTGTCGACGTCAAGAAGAAGACCATGACGGTCGCGAAGAACGGCGAGACGCTGCGGACCCTGAAAGTGTCCACCGGCAAGGAGGGCTTCGAGACCTGGAACGGCACCATGGTCGTGCTGAGCAAGGTGCCGACCATCCGCATGAACTCCGACACCGTCGGCATCTTCGGCCCCGAGGCGTACGACCTCGGCGCGGTGAAGTGGGACGTCCAGCTCACCCCGTCCGGCACCTACGCCCACGCGGCCCCCTGGAACGAGGGCAAGTTCGGCGTGGTCAACGGCAGTCACGGCTGCATCGGCATGAGCACGAGTGACGCCAAGTGGTTCTACGACCAGGTCCACCTCGGCGACCCGGTCACGGTCGTCAACTCCGTCGACACCGTGGCGACCAACAACGGCTACGGCGACTGGAACGTCGACTGGGCCGCATGGAAGCAGGGCAGTGCCCTGGACTGA
- a CDS encoding C40 family peptidase, with protein sequence MSHTAHIPSHRKRRRNPSRMAMRARVAGGVLGTLAVAGASAASANAAEPTTQTLELPTLTADLTAQVARSADATQQAAANYELQAERDAAAAKAAKQAKQDLAQAKQKAEAARKAEAERKTAAASRSSERTTLASSADGTTTAPSTSSSTASGSAAAVIAFARAQIGDAYVLGATGPNSWDCSSLLQAAFKQAGVSLPRVSQDQSTVGTPVSLSSLQPGDILYWGSAGNAYHTALYVGDGKFVGAENPSTGIVEKPLSWDPPTGAVRVL encoded by the coding sequence ATGTCCCACACCGCTCACATACCAAGCCACCGGAAACGCCGCCGCAACCCGTCGCGAATGGCCATGCGAGCCAGGGTCGCCGGTGGAGTCCTCGGCACGCTGGCGGTGGCTGGCGCGTCCGCCGCCTCGGCGAACGCCGCTGAGCCGACGACCCAGACGCTGGAGCTGCCCACCCTCACGGCTGACCTGACCGCGCAGGTCGCACGATCTGCGGATGCCACGCAGCAGGCCGCGGCCAACTACGAACTCCAGGCCGAGCGTGACGCGGCCGCCGCCAAGGCCGCCAAGCAGGCGAAGCAGGACCTCGCCCAGGCCAAGCAGAAGGCTGAAGCCGCGCGGAAAGCCGAGGCCGAACGCAAGACGGCCGCCGCCTCGCGCTCCTCCGAGCGGACCACTTTGGCCTCGTCCGCCGACGGCACCACCACAGCCCCGAGTACCTCCTCCTCCACCGCGAGCGGTTCGGCGGCGGCGGTCATCGCCTTCGCCCGGGCGCAAATCGGCGACGCCTATGTCCTCGGCGCGACCGGCCCCAACTCCTGGGACTGCTCCAGCCTTCTCCAAGCAGCGTTCAAGCAGGCGGGCGTCAGCCTCCCCAGGGTGTCGCAGGACCAGTCGACCGTGGGTACTCCGGTCTCACTGAGCAGCCTCCAGCCGGGCGACATCCTCTACTGGGGCAGCGCGGGCAACGCGTACCACACGGCGCTCTACGTCGGCGATGGCAAGTTCGTCGGGGCCGAGAACCCGTCCACGGGCATCGTCGAGAAGCCGCTTTCGTGGGACCCGCCGACCGGTGCAGTACGTGTGCTCTGA
- a CDS encoding class I SAM-dependent methyltransferase, whose translation MPTATAKRPKVKHPFFARIYPRINAFAEAHGGLDHRKELLAETEGRVVEVGAGTGANFAHYPAAVEKVIAVEPEPRLRGLATQAAADSPTHIEVREGRAEELPMADGSVDGVVASLVLCSIADVPATLAEAARVLRPGGRLYFYEHIRSADPRFARKQRRINIVWPLLGGGCNLDRDTEQAIRDAGFTIEHARHFDFLVNGRTTPSSPCVIGAARKPEN comes from the coding sequence ATGCCTACTGCCACAGCCAAGCGCCCCAAGGTGAAGCACCCTTTCTTCGCCCGGATCTATCCACGTATCAACGCTTTCGCGGAGGCCCATGGCGGCCTCGACCACCGCAAGGAGCTCCTCGCCGAGACCGAAGGCCGCGTCGTCGAGGTGGGCGCGGGAACCGGTGCGAACTTCGCCCACTACCCCGCCGCAGTGGAGAAGGTCATCGCCGTCGAGCCCGAACCTCGACTGCGCGGGCTCGCCACACAAGCGGCGGCCGACTCGCCCACCCACATAGAGGTGCGCGAGGGGCGGGCGGAAGAACTGCCGATGGCGGACGGCTCTGTCGACGGAGTCGTTGCCTCGCTCGTTCTGTGCAGCATCGCCGACGTACCCGCCACCCTGGCGGAGGCGGCTCGGGTGCTGCGGCCCGGCGGGCGCCTGTACTTCTACGAGCACATCCGCTCCGCCGACCCCCGGTTCGCCCGCAAGCAGCGCAGGATCAACATCGTCTGGCCGCTGCTGGGCGGCGGCTGCAACCTCGACCGGGACACTGAACAGGCCATCAGGGACGCCGGTTTCACCATCGAGCACGCACGCCACTTCGACTTCCTCGTCAACGGCCGTACGACGCCCAGCTCCCCGTGCGTGATCGGCGCCGCCCGCAAGCCGGAGAACTGA
- a CDS encoding DUF2752 domain-containing protein, translated as MSEAVRERRRWPVLRMVWEEHDRHRWAGPLAVVGLVSGGLLAVLGLPPVDLHGPPHYAGVMDPLCGATRGVHAAMLGDFAEAWRYNPLSLVLVLGAAGALVREAAGRLRGRWPNLRIAHRPTVVVAAVALLAVLEANQQAHANLLRSAPGTTPSAWLLLSIGLPLGAALALLAFWLVRRASHAPNP; from the coding sequence ATGAGTGAGGCAGTGAGAGAGCGCCGGCGGTGGCCGGTCCTCCGGATGGTCTGGGAGGAGCACGACCGGCACCGGTGGGCCGGGCCGCTGGCGGTCGTCGGCCTCGTGTCGGGTGGGCTGCTGGCCGTTCTCGGGCTGCCGCCGGTGGATCTGCACGGCCCGCCGCACTACGCGGGCGTGATGGACCCACTGTGCGGCGCCACCAGGGGGGTTCACGCGGCGATGCTCGGAGACTTCGCCGAGGCGTGGCGCTACAACCCGCTCAGCCTCGTGCTCGTCCTGGGAGCCGCCGGGGCGCTGGTGCGCGAGGCGGCCGGCCGGTTGCGGGGGAGGTGGCCGAACCTCCGGATCGCCCATCGCCCCACCGTGGTCGTGGCCGCAGTGGCTCTCCTCGCCGTATTGGAGGCCAACCAGCAGGCACACGCCAACCTGCTGCGCTCCGCCCCGGGCACCACGCCGTCCGCCTGGTTGCTGCTGTCGATCGGGTTGCCGCTGGGTGCGGCCCTAGCACTGCTGGCCTTCTGGTTGGTACGGCGGGCCAGTCACGCGCCGAACCCTTAG
- a CDS encoding DUF5990 family protein — translation MRIRIDADDLPGLTRPPADGTERVYRNIHAAVQRRDRPADLLEPQPGDAGSATWTPECTTTPSPSGTDVRGPYVQGYPGRRFVYLSWGTLDEGGTFTMFRRGKLMLDAIPAEILDAAARSGLLVGRLGLTDARGTALCARVVPSRIAWIAERTA, via the coding sequence ATGCGCATCCGCATCGACGCCGACGACCTGCCCGGCCTCACTCGCCCACCCGCCGACGGCACCGAGCGGGTGTACCGCAATATCCACGCCGCTGTACAACGCCGTGATCGTCCAGCCGATCTCCTCGAACCACAGCCCGGTGACGCCGGCTCCGCGACGTGGACCCCGGAGTGCACCACGACCCCGTCGCCGAGCGGCACAGATGTGCGCGGACCGTACGTGCAGGGCTACCCGGGCCGGCGGTTCGTCTACCTGTCCTGGGGCACCCTCGACGAGGGCGGCACTTTCACGATGTTCCGCCGGGGCAAGCTCATGCTCGACGCCATCCCCGCCGAGATCCTCGATGCGGCCGCACGCAGCGGCCTGCTGGTCGGACGCCTCGGCCTCACCGACGCCCGGGGCACCGCGCTGTGCGCACGGGTCGTGCCGTCACGAATCGCCTGGATCGCCGAACGCACCGCCTAG
- a CDS encoding multicopper oxidase family protein, producing the protein MNSINRRSVLLAGLGVAGAGALAACSSGSGSGSDAALINPSGSAVAAAEKKRKGTGRQQKLTLTAAPAMIDLGGGVMPKTWAFDGRTPGKEVRLSVGDTLIAELSNQLPNKTATSIHWHGIALRNDMDGVPPATQTAVRAGSTFTYRFVADAPGTYFFHPHVGVQLDRGLYAPLIVEDPKETLDYDDEWVVLLDDWVDGVSGTPDEVFAELKQGMGGMDMGESPSPSSSGMEGHDMGDMGGMDMGGDSASPSASASSDSDGMSMKFMLMGATSKLLGGDAGDVKYPHHLINGRVAADPDVYTGKPGKKVRLRIINAGGDTAYRVALGGHKLTITHTDGFPVQHQEVDALLVGMGERYDVLVTLEDGVFPLVALAEGKNANGLALVRTGSGSKPSATVRPKELDGMIMTASQLRAADEVRLKSAKTDVTHQIKLTGGMDKYNWAINGTPFDMKNPEASPIVIEEGQRVRLDFVNDTDMWHPMHLHGHTYQLGDSGPRKDTAIVLPKKKLSVFFDADNPGQWMLHCHNAYHGEAGMMANVAYKA; encoded by the coding sequence ATGAACAGCATCAACCGTCGCTCCGTCCTGCTCGCCGGGCTGGGAGTCGCCGGCGCGGGCGCGCTTGCCGCGTGCAGCAGCGGAAGCGGCTCCGGCAGTGACGCCGCTCTGATCAACCCTTCCGGCTCGGCGGTCGCCGCCGCCGAGAAGAAGCGCAAGGGCACGGGACGGCAGCAGAAGCTCACCCTGACCGCGGCGCCCGCGATGATCGACCTGGGCGGCGGCGTCATGCCCAAGACCTGGGCCTTCGACGGCCGCACCCCCGGCAAGGAAGTACGGCTCTCCGTCGGTGACACCTTGATCGCCGAACTGTCGAACCAGCTCCCGAACAAGACGGCCACGTCGATCCACTGGCACGGCATCGCGCTGCGCAACGACATGGACGGCGTACCGCCCGCCACCCAGACCGCCGTCCGGGCCGGCTCCACCTTCACCTACCGGTTCGTCGCCGACGCCCCGGGCACATACTTCTTCCACCCGCACGTCGGCGTCCAGCTCGACCGCGGCCTGTACGCGCCGCTGATCGTCGAGGACCCCAAGGAGACCCTCGACTACGACGACGAGTGGGTCGTCCTCCTTGACGACTGGGTCGACGGAGTCAGCGGCACCCCCGACGAGGTCTTCGCCGAGCTGAAGCAGGGCATGGGCGGCATGGACATGGGGGAGAGCCCCAGCCCCAGTTCCAGCGGCATGGAGGGCCACGACATGGGTGACATGGGCGGGATGGACATGGGCGGTGACTCGGCCTCCCCATCCGCCTCCGCCTCGTCCGACTCCGACGGCATGTCGATGAAGTTCATGCTCATGGGCGCCACCAGCAAGCTGCTCGGCGGCGACGCCGGCGACGTGAAGTACCCGCACCACCTGATCAACGGCCGGGTGGCGGCCGACCCGGACGTCTACACCGGCAAGCCCGGCAAGAAGGTGCGGCTGCGCATCATCAATGCCGGTGGCGACACGGCCTACCGGGTCGCCCTCGGCGGTCACAAGCTGACCATCACCCACACCGACGGCTTCCCGGTCCAGCACCAGGAGGTGGACGCGCTGCTCGTCGGCATGGGCGAACGTTACGACGTCCTCGTCACCCTCGAAGACGGCGTCTTCCCGCTCGTCGCCCTGGCCGAGGGCAAGAACGCCAACGGCCTGGCCCTGGTGCGCACGGGCTCGGGGAGCAAGCCGTCCGCGACCGTCCGCCCGAAGGAACTCGACGGCATGATCATGACGGCGTCCCAGCTGCGCGCCGCCGACGAGGTGCGTCTGAAGTCGGCCAAGACCGACGTCACGCACCAGATCAAGCTGACCGGCGGCATGGACAAGTACAACTGGGCCATCAACGGCACGCCGTTCGACATGAAGAATCCAGAGGCGAGCCCCATCGTCATCGAGGAGGGCCAGCGGGTACGGCTGGACTTTGTCAACGACACCGACATGTGGCACCCGATGCACCTGCACGGCCACACCTACCAGCTCGGTGACTCCGGCCCGCGCAAGGACACCGCGATCGTGCTGCCGAAGAAGAAGCTGTCCGTCTTCTTCGACGCCGACAACCCGGGCCAGTGGATGCTGCACTGCCACAACGCCTACCACGGCGAGGCCGGGATGATGGCGAACGTGGCCTACAAGGCCTGA
- a CDS encoding VanW family protein, with translation MVRSSLLGPSADATDTTPAGRRRIGRAGRVALVAAGAAGFGFGGLYAVGLLADDDEVPGGTRVSGVDIGGMSRSQAREKLDSALGGAWSEPVKVRIGDRTMAIDADGFSLDGEQTVVDAAQVGSDPVTVIGRLFTSGDREVEPVVRVDEAKARAALAGTAKAHARKVREGGVTFHAGEPVSAKPVPGQSLDVEGALKILASTVPGQGAEAIRLPIRTAEPKVDAAEVNRAMRDFATPAMSAPVKLTTGGRKIQISPVTIGKHLTMKPDEANQLQPVLDGEGLRADPAVSGLLASATDKAVNAKLRLDGGRAVVASDGKPGQEVTAQALEKAVLPLLTKTGAARTAAVATEKVSPELTRDNVGRLGIKEKMSTFTVDFEPAAYRVTNIGRAAELIDGSVVLPGKTWSLNGTVGERTEANGFVEGIIINNNQFEKAAGGGVSTVATTVFNAVFFAGVKPVEYGAHSFYIERYPEGREATVAWGSLDLRFRNDSGNAIYIDAQATDTSVKVNFLGTKKYDSVEAVKGPRTNVKQPGTREGSGEKCVPQTPLEGFDVAVDRIFKNDGTEVKRETFKTRYVPRDEVTCAGETAD, from the coding sequence GTGGTTCGCTCATCCCTTCTCGGCCCGTCCGCTGACGCCACCGACACCACGCCGGCCGGTCGCCGCCGAATAGGCCGCGCCGGCCGCGTAGCCCTCGTGGCGGCCGGTGCGGCGGGATTCGGTTTCGGCGGGCTGTATGCGGTGGGCCTGCTGGCCGACGACGACGAGGTGCCCGGAGGCACCCGGGTGAGTGGTGTGGACATCGGAGGGATGAGCCGTTCGCAGGCGCGGGAGAAGCTGGACAGTGCCCTCGGTGGAGCCTGGTCGGAGCCGGTGAAGGTACGCATCGGCGACCGCACAATGGCCATCGACGCAGACGGCTTCTCGCTGGACGGCGAGCAGACCGTGGTGGACGCCGCACAAGTGGGGTCCGACCCGGTCACCGTGATCGGGCGCCTGTTCACCAGCGGTGATCGCGAAGTCGAGCCGGTGGTCCGTGTGGACGAGGCGAAGGCCCGAGCCGCGCTTGCGGGGACGGCGAAGGCGCACGCCCGGAAGGTGAGGGAGGGCGGCGTCACGTTTCACGCGGGTGAGCCGGTGTCCGCGAAGCCGGTGCCTGGGCAGTCCCTGGACGTGGAAGGCGCGCTCAAGATTCTCGCCTCGACCGTGCCCGGCCAGGGCGCGGAAGCGATTCGTCTGCCGATACGTACCGCCGAACCCAAGGTCGATGCCGCGGAGGTGAACCGGGCGATGCGTGATTTCGCCACCCCCGCGATGTCGGCCCCGGTCAAGCTCACCACGGGCGGCCGGAAGATCCAGATCAGTCCGGTGACGATCGGTAAGCACCTGACGATGAAGCCGGACGAGGCGAACCAGTTGCAGCCGGTGCTCGACGGCGAGGGGCTCCGGGCTGATCCTGCGGTGTCCGGCCTGCTTGCCTCGGCCACCGACAAGGCGGTCAACGCGAAGCTGCGTCTGGACGGCGGGCGGGCGGTGGTGGCCTCGGACGGCAAGCCCGGGCAGGAGGTCACGGCCCAGGCACTGGAGAAAGCCGTACTGCCGTTGCTGACGAAAACGGGGGCGGCCCGCACTGCGGCCGTGGCCACCGAGAAGGTGTCGCCCGAGCTGACCCGCGACAACGTCGGCCGACTGGGCATCAAGGAGAAGATGTCCACGTTCACGGTCGACTTCGAGCCCGCCGCCTACCGCGTAACGAACATAGGTCGCGCAGCGGAGCTGATCGACGGCTCGGTCGTGCTGCCGGGCAAGACCTGGAGCCTGAACGGCACCGTGGGCGAGCGGACCGAGGCCAACGGCTTTGTGGAAGGCATCATCATCAACAACAACCAGTTCGAGAAGGCGGCCGGGGGAGGCGTCTCCACGGTCGCCACCACGGTCTTCAACGCCGTCTTCTTCGCCGGCGTGAAGCCGGTGGAGTACGGGGCGCACTCGTTCTACATCGAGCGTTACCCGGAGGGCCGGGAGGCGACCGTGGCCTGGGGGAGCCTCGACCTGAGGTTCAGGAACGACTCTGGCAATGCCATCTACATCGATGCGCAGGCCACGGACACTTCCGTCAAGGTCAACTTCCTCGGCACGAAGAAGTACGACTCGGTGGAAGCAGTCAAGGGCCCGCGTACGAATGTGAAGCAGCCGGGGACCCGGGAGGGCTCCGGGGAGAAGTGCGTACCGCAGACCCCGCTCGAAGGCTTCGACGTCGCGGTCGACCGGATCTTCAAGAACGACGGCACGGAGGTCAAGCGGGAGACCTTCAAGACCCGTTACGTGCCCCGCGACGAAGTCACCTGCGCTGGAGAAACCGCTGACTGA
- a CDS encoding class I SAM-dependent methyltransferase, with protein sequence MPGPLRYPHHLHPDSEEPPTPDDLYATPPPWNIGRPQPAFLALAEAEAIRGQVLDVGCGTGEHVLMCAGLGLDVTGVDLAARALRAAEEKARERGLTARFLKRNALSLPDLGEAFDTVLDCGLFHIFGDDDRAAYVESVRAVIRPGGRYYMLCFSDREPSEWGRVHKLTRDRIEAAFAEGWRIDSVAPATIDITVDPNGIQAWLAAATRI encoded by the coding sequence ATGCCCGGCCCACTCCGCTATCCCCATCACCTCCACCCCGATTCCGAGGAGCCGCCGACGCCCGACGACCTGTATGCCACCCCGCCGCCCTGGAACATCGGCCGACCGCAGCCTGCCTTTCTCGCCCTCGCCGAAGCGGAGGCGATCCGGGGCCAGGTCCTGGATGTCGGCTGCGGGACCGGCGAACACGTGCTCATGTGCGCCGGCCTCGGTCTGGACGTCACGGGCGTCGACCTCGCCGCCCGGGCCCTGCGTGCCGCCGAGGAGAAGGCGCGCGAGCGGGGCCTGACGGCCCGGTTCCTCAAGCGGAACGCCCTGAGCCTGCCCGACCTGGGGGAGGCCTTCGACACGGTTCTCGACTGCGGGCTCTTTCACATCTTTGGCGATGACGACCGCGCCGCTTACGTCGAGAGCGTGCGGGCTGTGATCCGGCCTGGGGGCCGGTACTACATGCTCTGCTTCAGCGACCGGGAACCCAGCGAGTGGGGGAGGGTGCACAAACTCACCCGCGATCGGATCGAAGCCGCGTTCGCCGAGGGGTGGCGGATCGACTCGGTCGCCCCGGCCACGATCGACATCACCGTCGACCCGAATGGCATCCAGGCGTGGCTCGCTGCCGCGACCAGGATTTGA
- a CDS encoding M56 family metallopeptidase: MTGAASFDRGNRAFWTLVAISVTIRAAVVYVACCLTMALAWQLEHRGTDLLRSGSAWAGVALLTLSVVGATRSTVHLWKGLRATRAVSEEVRARGDSIAAGACEVRNAARRAGLAGGQVTVVESKALFAFTYGLLRPRVAVTGGLVATATEHELNAVLAHEAEHVRGRDPLRTLIAGALAAHHFTVPLLSHLRVTFAADRELTADRRAVAHCGTRAVAGALLKVSGMPGWAPSAPTSTMGTPALLDARITQLEAGRAPRPAPPSRWQVAASVTGVAAYTWALAGSAALVATTPLSCMPAAL, translated from the coding sequence GTGACCGGCGCGGCATCGTTCGATCGCGGAAACCGCGCCTTCTGGACGCTGGTTGCCATCTCCGTGACCATCCGCGCCGCAGTGGTCTACGTCGCGTGCTGTCTGACGATGGCGCTCGCGTGGCAGTTGGAGCATCGCGGAACGGATCTTCTACGATCCGGTTCCGCCTGGGCAGGAGTCGCGCTATTGACCCTTTCTGTCGTCGGCGCCACGCGGTCGACCGTCCACCTCTGGAAAGGACTGCGTGCGACGCGAGCCGTGAGCGAGGAGGTCCGTGCTCGCGGCGACAGCATCGCCGCAGGCGCTTGTGAGGTCAGGAATGCGGCCAGACGCGCGGGGCTGGCCGGCGGCCAGGTCACGGTGGTCGAGTCTAAGGCGTTGTTCGCGTTCACATACGGCCTGTTGCGCCCCCGTGTAGCGGTCACCGGCGGCCTCGTGGCGACCGCCACCGAGCACGAGCTCAACGCGGTCCTGGCCCACGAGGCCGAGCACGTACGGGGCCGTGACCCGCTCCGGACGTTGATCGCCGGCGCCCTAGCCGCGCACCACTTCACCGTTCCCCTGCTGAGCCATCTGCGGGTCACCTTCGCCGCCGACCGCGAACTCACCGCCGATCGCCGGGCGGTCGCCCACTGCGGCACCCGGGCTGTGGCCGGGGCCCTGCTGAAAGTGTCCGGCATGCCCGGCTGGGCGCCGTCCGCACCGACCAGCACCATGGGCACCCCCGCGCTGCTCGACGCCCGGATCACCCAGCTCGAAGCCGGTCGCGCACCCCGCCCGGCACCACCGAGTCGGTGGCAAGTGGCGGCCTCCGTCACCGGGGTCGCCGCCTACACCTGGGCGCTCGCGGGCTCCGCAGCGCTCGTCGCCACGACCCCTTTGAGCTGCATGCCCGCCGCCCTCTGA
- a CDS encoding BlaI/MecI/CopY family transcriptional regulator: MTVVLGALEGEVMRVCWGAANPMTVRQVLDELSTDRAQPLAYTTVMTVMSRLAEKGVLNRTPQGRGYAYSPAVPDEAALAVREVLRDHGDAAVAHFAAEAGHDPDLRDRLLRLLREPP, from the coding sequence ATGACGGTGGTCCTGGGGGCGCTCGAGGGCGAGGTCATGCGGGTTTGCTGGGGTGCCGCGAACCCGATGACCGTCCGACAGGTGCTGGACGAGCTGAGCACGGATCGAGCCCAGCCGCTCGCGTACACGACCGTGATGACCGTGATGAGCCGGCTCGCAGAGAAGGGCGTCCTCAACCGCACCCCGCAGGGCCGTGGTTACGCCTACTCCCCCGCCGTCCCGGACGAGGCCGCCCTCGCCGTACGCGAGGTACTGCGCGACCACGGCGACGCCGCGGTCGCCCACTTCGCCGCCGAGGCCGGCCACGATCCGGACCTCCGCGACCGTCTGCTGCGGCTGCTCAGGGAACCGCCGTGA
- a CDS encoding DUF2218 domain-containing protein: MPTDEARVETDRASRYLGQLCRHVQQMGDHPHYGRDGGVHRPPQVHDVEWSDTEGTAHLSLGLWTLQATPDALVLRIEADTEEDLQRMRDLIADRIETIGRRDQLAVAWQQPAAPGDPSGAAVQPHRPHLMAHGHAGSATRRWGVKALVGAGALLVVAHLALGGSVLAASRWWGWGAGAVVVAVVLVKVVGMGGLLAHRRRRRAL; the protein is encoded by the coding sequence ATGCCAACCGATGAAGCCCGCGTCGAGACCGACCGCGCGAGCCGCTACCTCGGCCAACTCTGCCGACACGTCCAGCAGATGGGAGACCACCCCCACTATGGACGGGATGGTGGCGTGCACCGGCCTCCCCAAGTGCACGACGTCGAGTGGTCCGACACCGAGGGGACCGCCCACCTGAGCCTGGGGCTGTGGACCTTGCAGGCCACACCGGATGCGCTCGTGCTGCGTATCGAGGCCGACACCGAGGAGGACCTGCAACGGATGCGGGATCTCATCGCGGACCGCATCGAAACGATCGGTAGGCGCGACCAATTGGCGGTGGCGTGGCAACAGCCTGCGGCGCCCGGGGATCCTTCCGGCGCAGCCGTCCAGCCACACCGGCCGCACCTGATGGCGCACGGTCACGCGGGCAGCGCGACTCGCCGGTGGGGCGTCAAGGCACTCGTTGGAGCGGGGGCGCTGCTTGTGGTGGCGCATCTGGCGCTGGGCGGCTCTGTGTTGGCGGCCTCGCGGTGGTGGGGCTGGGGCGCGGGCGCCGTTGTTGTGGCAGTCGTTTTGGTGAAGGTCGTCGGTATGGGCGGTCTTCTCGCCCACCGCCGCCGGAGGCGGGCTCTATGA